The following proteins are encoded in a genomic region of Natronorubrum halophilum:
- a CDS encoding DUF7827 domain-containing protein, giving the protein MTTNETSYREKGRAVFLAALMVMSVVAMSAAFVGGAAAATNDESDLHSGDTYWAGQDVVFTDGSGDDSTWNVYGIDGDSTDFQTQINIDAGNGSLDTSQLDTEDFDEFAIRDDNGDWVNFENGDAAPDENASAGDVSFTVLQQDLEVEFEADTVSDQSSEVGVDVTDVRGSQNLIVEADGLNGENLEDIFADDDASNNATDDEDTALIEDVENDQTLTANFTGVDTGNFTFTFTSEDTGVSASDDVEIVDGGDVDAQFEDSSVSEHLGDIAEITIDLDNTDSAEITIGGESDGWMANATVTDEDDSGNATILFNTALAGDESANDDEVLYAADDDDGSSVSVNERENVSSGVLATGSYDMKLETQGMQTARGTLNLQEGSVDSATTWRANGNAEFSDAEELRDYLDDNSDVAEGDLAVVGVEASGIYGYDWDNQGINLSIEQSEPGMNQEPVSLDSDDYDLVEDSNSNVVYYVIETAGLLDNDNVEDGEEFNFSLDVDAEENDYLSEDAEVSSTFTVNERSIEFAQEEYVVENTDDVEISGTSNLASGSEIDVTAETGGDNAFFTQATAETDENGDWTATFDFSERELGTEFELTAEDAESDATAEATGLFDETDEEPEEGLSVSVDAPDSIAQDEEGDFDVTVTNDNDEEVNETVELEIGNDTQSEEVTIEAGEDASVTFTVSGEDLGVGDHDWTVTAGNASDEGTLTVSDDSSGEDDDDNGSDDDNGSDDDNGSDDDGSSDDDGSSDDDGSDDDDGTPGFGVAVALVALLAAAMLALRRQN; this is encoded by the coding sequence GCAGCGGCAACTAACGATGAATCCGACCTTCACTCAGGAGACACGTACTGGGCAGGTCAAGACGTAGTGTTCACTGACGGCTCCGGAGACGATTCCACCTGGAACGTCTACGGTATCGATGGAGATAGCACGGACTTCCAGACTCAGATTAACATCGACGCTGGCAACGGTAGCCTCGATACGTCCCAGCTGGACACCGAGGACTTCGACGAGTTCGCTATCCGCGACGATAACGGTGACTGGGTCAACTTCGAGAACGGTGACGCAGCACCTGATGAAAACGCTAGCGCCGGCGACGTGAGCTTCACCGTCCTCCAGCAGGATCTGGAAGTCGAGTTCGAAGCCGACACGGTCTCTGATCAGAGCTCCGAAGTCGGTGTTGACGTCACCGATGTCCGTGGTTCGCAGAACCTCATCGTTGAGGCCGACGGTCTCAACGGAGAGAACCTCGAAGACATCTTCGCTGACGATGATGCCTCTAACAACGCAACGGACGATGAGGACACAGCACTCATCGAGGACGTCGAGAACGATCAGACTCTGACCGCGAACTTCACCGGCGTCGACACCGGTAACTTCACGTTCACGTTCACGAGCGAAGACACCGGTGTCTCCGCGTCTGACGACGTCGAAATCGTCGACGGTGGAGACGTCGACGCGCAGTTCGAAGACAGCTCTGTCAGCGAACACCTCGGTGACATCGCAGAGATCACGATCGACCTCGACAACACCGATAGTGCCGAGATCACGATCGGTGGCGAAAGCGACGGCTGGATGGCCAACGCAACCGTTACTGACGAGGACGACTCTGGCAACGCAACTATCCTCTTCAACACGGCTCTTGCAGGCGACGAAAGCGCCAATGACGACGAAGTGCTGTACGCTGCAGATGATGATGATGGCTCCAGTGTCTCGGTCAACGAGCGCGAGAACGTCAGCTCCGGTGTTCTTGCAACGGGCTCCTACGACATGAAACTCGAGACCCAGGGTATGCAGACCGCACGCGGTACGCTGAACCTGCAGGAAGGTTCAGTCGACAGTGCAACGACCTGGAGAGCCAACGGTAACGCTGAGTTCTCGGACGCTGAGGAACTCCGTGACTACCTCGACGACAACAGCGACGTCGCTGAAGGCGACCTCGCCGTTGTTGGCGTCGAAGCAAGCGGTATCTACGGCTACGACTGGGATAACCAGGGTATCAACCTGTCCATCGAGCAGTCGGAACCCGGAATGAACCAGGAACCTGTTTCGCTTGATTCCGATGACTACGACCTGGTAGAAGACAGTAACAGCAACGTCGTCTACTACGTCATCGAAACAGCGGGTCTTCTCGACAACGACAACGTCGAAGACGGTGAGGAGTTCAACTTCTCGCTCGATGTTGACGCAGAAGAGAACGATTACCTGAGCGAAGACGCAGAAGTCTCGAGCACGTTCACCGTGAACGAGCGCTCGATCGAGTTCGCACAGGAAGAGTACGTCGTTGAAAACACTGACGATGTGGAGATCTCCGGCACGTCCAACCTCGCATCCGGTTCCGAGATTGACGTGACCGCTGAGACTGGCGGCGACAACGCGTTCTTCACCCAGGCCACCGCCGAAACCGACGAGAACGGTGACTGGACCGCTACGTTCGACTTCTCCGAGCGCGAACTCGGTACCGAATTCGAACTTACGGCCGAAGATGCCGAGAGCGATGCCACTGCTGAAGCAACTGGTCTCTTCGACGAGACCGACGAAGAGCCTGAGGAAGGCCTCTCCGTGAGTGTCGACGCACCAGACAGTATCGCTCAGGACGAAGAAGGCGACTTCGACGTCACTGTGACGAACGATAACGACGAAGAGGTCAACGAGACCGTCGAACTCGAGATTGGTAACGACACGCAAAGCGAGGAAGTTACCATCGAGGCCGGCGAGGACGCTTCGGTCACCTTCACCGTCTCCGGTGAGGACCTCGGCGTGGGCGACCACGACTGGACCGTCACTGCTGGTAACGCATCCGACGAGGGTACGTTGACCGTCTCTGACGACTCCAGCGGTGAAGACGACGACGACAACGGCTCCGACGACGACAACGGCTCCGACGACGACAACGGTTCCGACGACGACGGTAGCTCCGACGATGACGGGAGCTCCGACGACGACGGCTCCGACGACGATGACGGAACGCCCGGCTTCGGTGTCGCTGTCGCCCTCGTCGCTCTGCTCGCAGCCGCGATGCTCGCACTGCGACGCCAGAACTAA
- the grxC gene encoding glutaredoxin 3: MSEQPRVEIYTKEDCPYCDKAKDLFDAKGIEYETYNVTGDDDLFEEMVERAEGRKTAPEVFIDDELIGGWDDTAALDETGKLDAKLGIEDDTEAGEVLEHRKLIIAGTGIAGLTAAIYAGRSNNEPLVIEGDEPGGQLTLTTDVANYPGFPEGISGPELVNNMKEQATQFGAELKNGIIESLERVEQRSSANQNASRSGDAETQPFRVELTNGDVYTADAVIAASGASARTLGIPGEDELMGYGLSTCATCDGAFFRDEDMLVVGGGDAAMEEATFLTKFADTVYIAHRREEFRAEDYWIDRVHEKVEAGEIEIMKNTEVTEIHGSQEAGVDHVTLVENELGHPTDRLDDPETEEFEFDVGAVFFAIGHTPNTDYLEGTGVQMDDEGYLRTKGGDGGGQTETDVPGIFGAGDVVDFHYQQAVTAAGMGSKAALDADEYLEDLERAESTSEGEAIAADD, from the coding sequence ATGAGCGAGCAGCCTCGAGTCGAGATCTATACCAAGGAGGACTGTCCGTACTGCGACAAAGCCAAGGACCTCTTCGATGCGAAAGGCATCGAGTACGAGACGTACAACGTCACCGGCGACGACGACCTGTTCGAGGAGATGGTAGAGCGCGCGGAGGGGCGCAAAACCGCCCCCGAAGTGTTCATCGACGACGAACTGATCGGCGGCTGGGACGACACCGCCGCGTTAGACGAGACGGGCAAACTGGACGCGAAACTCGGGATCGAAGACGACACCGAAGCGGGCGAGGTGCTCGAGCACCGAAAACTCATCATCGCCGGCACCGGAATCGCCGGGCTGACGGCGGCGATCTACGCCGGTCGATCGAACAACGAGCCGCTGGTCATCGAGGGCGACGAACCCGGCGGCCAGCTCACGCTGACCACGGACGTCGCGAACTATCCGGGCTTCCCCGAGGGAATCAGCGGCCCGGAGTTGGTCAACAACATGAAAGAGCAGGCGACGCAGTTCGGCGCGGAGCTGAAAAACGGCATCATCGAATCCCTCGAGCGCGTCGAACAGCGTTCGAGTGCGAACCAGAACGCGTCGCGTTCCGGCGACGCCGAGACGCAGCCGTTCCGCGTCGAACTGACGAACGGCGACGTCTACACCGCGGACGCCGTAATCGCGGCCTCCGGTGCGAGCGCCCGCACCCTGGGTATCCCCGGCGAGGACGAACTCATGGGCTACGGCCTCTCGACGTGTGCGACCTGTGACGGCGCGTTCTTCCGCGACGAGGACATGCTCGTCGTCGGCGGCGGCGACGCCGCCATGGAGGAAGCCACCTTCCTCACCAAGTTCGCCGACACCGTCTACATCGCCCACCGGCGCGAGGAGTTCCGCGCCGAGGACTACTGGATCGACCGCGTCCACGAAAAGGTCGAGGCGGGCGAGATCGAGATCATGAAAAACACCGAAGTGACCGAGATCCACGGCTCGCAGGAGGCGGGCGTCGATCACGTCACCCTCGTCGAAAACGAACTGGGCCACCCCACGGACCGCCTCGACGATCCCGAAACCGAGGAGTTCGAGTTCGACGTCGGCGCGGTCTTCTTCGCCATCGGCCACACCCCCAACACGGACTACCTCGAGGGCACCGGCGTCCAGATGGACGACGAGGGCTACCTGCGAACCAAGGGCGGCGACGGCGGCGGACAGACGGAGACCGACGTCCCCGGCATCTTCGGCGCCGGCGACGTCGTCGACTTCCACTACCAGCAGGCCGTGACGGCCGCCGGAATGGGCTCGAAGGCCGCGCTGGACGCCGACGAGTATCTCGAGGATCTCGAGCGCGCGGAGTCGACGAGCGAGGGCGAAGCGATCGCCGCGGACGACTGA